The Lepus europaeus isolate LE1 chromosome 5, mLepTim1.pri, whole genome shotgun sequence genome includes the window gagtgtctttattactgattcaatccctGTCTTTTTAGGTTTCATTACTTAATTATGGTAGATTGTGtctttctaggaatctatccatttcttctaggttttctagtttgttttcatatggttctttgtagtaatttctgatgattcttttttatttctgtggtatctgttacatttcttttttatatttaataaatgtaaatttacatagtgcaacttttgcattgttctggctttttcccccataacctccctcccccccgcccccccacagtCACCCTTCCCATCTcggatttttattgatttgggtcatttctttctttttttttttttggttagttgaaccaatagtgtatcaattttgtttatttttcaaaaaaccagattttcatttcactgattttctgtattttttgtttcaattttgtttatttcttctctaattttaattatttcttttttcctactagttttggatttggtttgttgttgatgttctaggtccttgagatgcactgatagctcatttgtttgttaCCTTTTTGGTTTCttcatataggcaccaattgctatgaacttccctcttaacactgttttggctgtatcccataagttttttgttttttgttttttttttttaggttagaaattcaattttaattattggTTATCCTTTTCTTAAAATCTCCAAGTTCTGATTGCACAGCAGAAGCCCTAACTTAGCACCTTATCTCtcaggaaggggaaggagaataCCTCCTTAAGAAAGAGGAGGATGGGATAAATAGGGAGtttccagagaaaggaagaggaaataggACGCTTCTGCCATATAAGACGAGGGAGGGGGCATGAGGTCTGACTTGATGATCCTGATTACCCCCTCAATGATGAACATCTAGATAAATAATGGCAAAAACTGAAAACTAGGGAGCTTTAAGAGTTCACCCTACTACCTGTTCAGCATTCTAGGAGGAGACAACCACACACAACACAGGACTACTACAAACAGGAGAGAATGGTGGCATGGTGTGAGCAGGCCAAGGAAGGTTCTCTAATAGCCGGCTTCAAACTTCCTTGGCTGTTGTGCAGCAGGCTCTTCTGTCCAGGTTTTCCTTCATGATCCCAGTACAGTATATGGACAGTTGCTGAGTGTTGAGATTGAGAAGTCATTTGAGTCACTGTGGGATAATGACCCCAATGTAGATGCTGGAGAGCAAACAGACTAAGCTGGGGTCCAAGGATTAGATGTGGCTGAAACATGAGGGCCTGCAAATCTCAGGCAGGCTCCAGGAGGTGGAATTGAAGTCCCCTGAGCTGCTCTGGACGTCAGTGCTGGGTTCCTTGCAGCAGCTGCGTTCTCCTGCTGGCAGGCGTCTTCTGACCCAGGAAGCACGctgtcctggctctcctggctctcTGTGCAGCAGAGCACCATACACCCGCCCTTCTCCTTCGGCTCCGGCTGCTCTCTGAGCACGTCTGCCATCTGCGAGAGATCCCGCCTCATAGCATAGGCATCTTCCCCATCGGCATAGTATCTGGGTTCCACCTCACTAACCTGAGAGTTGAGGGTGTCAGGGTAGAGGTGCAAGGCCGCGTGGTTACTCTTCCTGACGTGCAGGGACACGTACTTGGCGCTAAAGCTCTCTATCATGGCCCAGGAGGCCTGGTCCATTAgcttctgggccaggccgaggcgcCGGTGCGAGCGCTTCACCGCCAGAGAGGTGATGTGTCCATGCGGGACGTCGTCTGAATCCTCCTCCATTTTGGCCAGGACGTGGCCCACAATCTTCCCGTCCTCGTCCTCGGCGATGTaggagagctggggccaggaaagGCCATGGTAGAAATCGTATTTCATCTGGTAGTTCTCAGGCAGGCAGAGCAGGTTGCGGTGCTGCACGTTCATCAGGTGGTCCGGATATTCATGGTGGCAGCACGTGAACACGGGAGCGAGGTGCACGAGCCCACGCCCAAACACCGTTTGTCACTGCAGCTTCAGTTCACCAGGGCGGCAGCCGCAGAGCTGGCAGCGTGGAGGTGGGATGGCGGGAAGGCCATCCCATAAGTTCTGATatgatatattgtcatcttcatttgtttccttaattttttttatttctcttttgatttcttctatgacacactgttcattcaggagcatgttcttcagtctccatgtatttacatgtgctctagagattcttgagttgttgatttctagtttcattccattatggtctgagaaggtgcatggattgatttcaatttttttgaatttgctgatatttgctttgtggcctagcatatggcctatcctagaaaatgttcattGTTGagagtgggatattgaagtcttctgttactattgtattggactctacatctccctttaggtctataaACATTTTTTACATAGCCAGGAGTCCTGTAATTGGGTGcctatgcatttattatagtcacatcttcctgtcagattggtcccttaatcattacatagtgcctttcttcatctcttttagcATTTgttatgttaaagtttattttgtctgatatgaatATGGCAACACCAACTCTTTTTTGGCTTCTGctagcatggactatctttttccatcctttcactttcagtctgcatgtatctttgttggtgagatgtgtttcctgtaagcagcatatatatgggtcttgtttttcaatccattcagccagtctgtatcttttaaatagAGAACTGAGGCCATTTACATCCAAGGTGACTGTTGGTAAGTAGTGACCTGACCCTGTCATTTGAGAGCTCTGCAgggcacagtattctgggttgacagcttttttcttttaagacttggactgtatcAGCCATTCCCTTCTGGCCtgtagtttctgatgagaagtagcTATGAGTCTAACTGGTGATCTTCTGAAAGTGatctgtcatttctctcatgcccattttagaatcttttctttatttttactgtggaaagtttgactacaatgtgtcatggtgagggtcTGTTCTGGTAATGTTTGTTAGCAGTTCTGTGTGCTTTCTCTATTTGAATATTCCTTTCtg containing:
- the LOC133760515 gene encoding N-alpha-acetyltransferase 11-like; translated protein: VHLAPVFTCCHHEYPDHLMNVQHRNLLCLPENYQMKYDFYHGLSWPQLSYIAEDEDGKIVGHVLAKMEEDSDDVPHGHITSLAVKRSHRRLGLAQKLMDQASWAMIESFSAKYVSLHVRKSNHAALHLYPDTLNSQVSEVEPRYYADGEDAYAMRRDLSQMADVLREQPEPKEKGGCMVLCCTESQESQDSVLPGSEDACQQENAAAARNPALTSRAAQGTSIPPPGACLRFAGPHVSATSNPWTPA